The segment ACGCGAAAATATCGGAAACAACGCGGTGCTTAACGCAAACGGGATAAACTGGAATTGGAATAAAAGCCGTAACGGGGCATAAAATAATGCAACTTGTTCTTCCGAGCTTAACGCTTGCAGTAATAATACGCCGGATTTCATATACGCTTGGGTAATTAAAAATGCGAGTGCAAGCGGAAACGATTGTTTTATCAGATAACCGGTGGTAGGTGCTGGTGGTACCTCTGTCGCTATATCCGCCTGCGGAACGGTTCTCCGATATATGATTCCAAGAAACACTGCTTTAGCAAAAGCGGCAAGTGCGACCGCTAAGAATATATGCCAGAGCACTCCGTTCAGAACGATGACTCCAACGGTAATCGCTAGGGTGGTTAACCGATAGATAAACGTGGCAATCGCATCGTAGTACATGAGTTCATAGGCAATTAGAATATCTAGAAAACTTACTGAAATGATACTGACCGACTCCGCCAGTATCATCATTAGAAAAGCGAGAACAAGACCGAGCGAATCCTGTCGAATAAATACCGAGATGCTTAAAATAATGCTTGCCAGAATAACACTCAATCCGCTGCGCAGGTACAAACTTAATGTAAGATATCGTTTCGCACGGGAACGAGTCTGTGCGACATCGCGAATCGTAATTTGCGAAATACCGATATATCCGAGGGAAAAAAGAAAGGTGACTAACGTAGCAATAAAACCATATTGACCAAACGTTCCGATTCCAAACTGGGCGGTGAGATATCGTGCAATAAGAAAAATCAATATAAATACACTTACGACATCAACGATACGCGCAATGAAAATAAAAAATGAATTTCGGGCGACGGTTGCAAACATAGCGATATGCTAATTCCAGCGATAAGCCCAGGTGGTACTACGTTATACCGGTTAGGAAACGCGATTTACAATAATCCCTGTAATTGCTATTGATTGCGATGAAGTTAAATCAGCAAGCCATTGTTTAGTTTCCGTGACCGTACTCATTCCGGAACCGATAACCAATACGACGGTGTCGGTATATGGTGCGATAACTCGAGCAACGGTCGACTCGGTTAGTGCCGCGGTATCAAATAATACCATCTGATATGTTTGGGATAGTGTTTCGAGATATTGCTTAAGGTTCTCCGGTTGAGTTAAAACCGATTGCGGGAATCTACTGAGTATATCTAGTCCTTCAACAGCCGTTGCCACGGGACCCATTTCCTGACTCGTGGCAATTTGAAATAATTGCGCTAATTGTGGAGATTTAATATTCCCGTCAACCAAGATCGTTTTCTTTCCAGAACGAGCAAATGCGATACCGAGCGCAGCGGTAACGAACGATTTCCCTTCCTGTTTATTGATACTCATAATCGCAATCCGTTTACTCGAATTTTTTATTCCTAGGAGCATCGCTAGATCAGCAAATTTTTCTTGGATCGCCGGTGGCAGAGCTGTAATTGAACTGATACCCTGTGAAATCTGCGGGATTACGCTTAATATCGGCAAATCGGTTATTGTCCGAATTTGTTCTTCCCGATAAATCCGGTCATCGAGATATTCGATGAAATAGACGAGGAATAATCCGAACGCTACTCCGAAAAACGCACCGATTATCATCACCCATTTTCGTTTCGGAAAGTAGATATATGATTTCAATACCGTCTTCGATTTGGGTACTTCTGCTGCGGAAAGAAGAACGGCATTCGTTACTTCCATTTGTTCAGCAAGTTTTGCGGTCTGTAATTGGGATAATAAGGTATTGTATCGGTTTCGTAACGAAACGGTTATCCGGTCTAATCGAGATAACTCGAGCGCTTTCCGGTCTAACGCATCTAATTTCGCGGTCACTTCGTTAATCTGGTTTTGCAACACTTCGAGATTCGCTTTCGTCACTACCAACTCGATTTCATTATTCCCATAACTTTGGATTAACGAATCATAATACGGGTTTCGACCTAATCCGG is part of the bacterium genome and harbors:
- a CDS encoding flippase gives rise to the protein MFATVARNSFFIFIARIVDVVSVFILIFLIARYLTAQFGIGTFGQYGFIATLVTFLFSLGYIGISQITIRDVAQTRSRAKRYLTLSLYLRSGLSVILASIILSISVFIRQDSLGLVLAFLMMILAESVSIISVSFLDILIAYELMYYDAIATFIYRLTTLAITVGVIVLNGVLWHIFLAVALAAFAKAVFLGIIYRRTVPQADIATEVPPAPTTGYLIKQSFPLALAFLITQAYMKSGVLLLQALSSEEQVALFYAPLRLLFQFQFIPFALSTALFPIFSRAAKNVRSPENNLFEKQEELSRVFVRAFKFSIILCVPIIVSFLFLARPIILLIFGEKFLPAVSCLQILIISFPVTFLELLMNNFLVSIKQQKLILLCNSLCLVTNLLLNFILIPTYGAIGASWATVGAYIVLFFAVLFFIQKHTGISPLLKTLPKPIIAGIGMIPFLYYAQQHQELISLFILSGISFVVYFVLIILIKGFSAREIEGLKSILKPNNPNPK
- a CDS encoding polysaccharide biosynthesis tyrosine autokinase, whose protein sequence is MEIRKYWEIFVRRKWIFIQAVVVFLAVSLLICFIPKRIYSISAKLQITAQDLQPQFVGDMPANFGRINATSPALNEVETLQSDGLIAQVIKELDLKDKSGEPYSPQKFTNPGFLTIVFQKIGVKISNPEDTDIIEISGISTEPEQAVNIANGLVQRYLALKSLTNRQEAKKAIAYITQQLPLVKAELTRAEEIQQTYIETEHLANIETQRTNLANQLDNLNGAVLAAKRTLTADEKRRQAIKAELAQQPELQQATVNTEANPILQSLKSTLYGLERDLAQLLTQYTEEHPDVKSKREQIAQTKSQIKEQVEKTFANSGLGRNPYYDSLIQSYGNNEIELVVTKANLEVLQNQINEVTAKLDALDRKALELSRLDRITVSLRNRYNTLLSQLQTAKLAEQMEVTNAVLLSAAEVPKSKTVLKSYIYFPKRKWVMIIGAFFGVAFGLFLVYFIEYLDDRIYREEQIRTITDLPILSVIPQISQGISSITALPPAIQEKFADLAMLLGIKNSSKRIAIMSINKQEGKSFVTAALGIAFARSGKKTILVDGNIKSPQLAQLFQIATSQEMGPVATAVEGLDILSRFPQSVLTQPENLKQYLETLSQTYQMVLFDTAALTESTVARVIAPYTDTVVLVIGSGMSTVTETKQWLADLTSSQSIAITGIIVNRVS